One window of the Phalacrocorax aristotelis chromosome 19, bGulAri2.1, whole genome shotgun sequence genome contains the following:
- the SLC25A33 gene encoding solute carrier family 25 member 33 isoform X1 has translation MAGAPQENTLLHLFAGGCGGTVGAIFTCPLEVIKTRLQSSKLAFRAVYYPQVQLGTISGEGMVRPTSVSPGLFSVLKSILEKEGPRSLFRGLGPNLVGVAPSRAVYFACYSKAKEQFNGIFVPNSNIVHICSAGSAAFITNSLMNPIWMVKTRMQLERKVRGSKPMNALQCARYVYQTEGIRGFYRGLTASYAGISETIICFAIYESLKKHLKEVQLPPPPPNGTERNSTNFFGLMFAAAVSKGCASCIAYPHEVIRTRLREEGTKYKTFIQTARLVAREEGYLAFYRGLFAQLIRQIPNTAIVLSTYELIVYLLEDHAK, from the exons ATGGCGGGCGCCCCGCAGGAGAACACGCTGCTGCACCTCTTCGCCGGGGG ATGCGGAGGAACAGTTGGTGCCATCTTTACATGTCCCTTAGAGGTAATAAAGACTAGGCTCCAATCTTCAAAGCTAGCCTTCCGGGCTGTCTACTACCCACAAGTCCAGCTGGGGACTATCAGTGGCGAAGGAATGGTCAGGCCGACATCTGTATCACCTGGGCTCTTCAGTGTTCTCAA gtcAATTCTGGAAAAAGAAGGACCAAGGTCACTCTTCCGCGGGCTGGGTCCAAACTTGGTTGGAGTTGCACCATCAAG agCTGTCTATTTTGCATGCTACTCCAAAGCCAAAGAGCAATTTAACGGCATTTTTGTGCCCAACAGCAACATTGTGCACATCTGTTCTGCAGGTTCTGCAG ccTTTATCACAAATTCCCTGATGAATCCTATATGGATGGTGAAAACCAGAATGCAACTGGAACGGAA agTCAGGGGTTCAAAACCAATGAACGCTTTGCAGTGTGCTAGATATGTTTACCAGACAGAAGGTATCCGCGGATTTTATAGGGGCCTGACCGCCTCCTATGCTGGGATTTCTGAGACCATTATCTGCTTTGCTATttatgaaagtttaaaaaagcaCTTAAAGGAAGTCCaactgcctcctcctcctcctaatGGGACCGAAAGGAACTCGACAAACTTCTTCGGACtgatgtttgctgctgctgtttccaagGGCTGTGCCTCTTGTATTGCTTATCCACACG AGGTCATACGGACTCGGCTGCGAGAAGAAGGCACTAAATACAAGACTTTCATTCAGACAGCACGTCTGGTAGCACGCGAAGAAGGTTATCTTGCCTTCTATAGAGGACTTTTTGCCCAACTTATCCGGCAGATACCAAACACAGCCATTGTGTTGTCCACCTACGAGTTAATTGTGTATCTCTTAGAAGACCATGCAAAGTAG
- the SLC25A33 gene encoding solute carrier family 25 member 33 isoform X2: MYIQYRHRCGGTVGAIFTCPLEVIKTRLQSSKLAFRAVYYPQVQLGTISGEGMVRPTSVSPGLFSVLKSILEKEGPRSLFRGLGPNLVGVAPSRAVYFACYSKAKEQFNGIFVPNSNIVHICSAGSAAFITNSLMNPIWMVKTRMQLERKVRGSKPMNALQCARYVYQTEGIRGFYRGLTASYAGISETIICFAIYESLKKHLKEVQLPPPPPNGTERNSTNFFGLMFAAAVSKGCASCIAYPHEVIRTRLREEGTKYKTFIQTARLVAREEGYLAFYRGLFAQLIRQIPNTAIVLSTYELIVYLLEDHAK; the protein is encoded by the exons ATGTATATCCAATACAGACACAG ATGCGGAGGAACAGTTGGTGCCATCTTTACATGTCCCTTAGAGGTAATAAAGACTAGGCTCCAATCTTCAAAGCTAGCCTTCCGGGCTGTCTACTACCCACAAGTCCAGCTGGGGACTATCAGTGGCGAAGGAATGGTCAGGCCGACATCTGTATCACCTGGGCTCTTCAGTGTTCTCAA gtcAATTCTGGAAAAAGAAGGACCAAGGTCACTCTTCCGCGGGCTGGGTCCAAACTTGGTTGGAGTTGCACCATCAAG agCTGTCTATTTTGCATGCTACTCCAAAGCCAAAGAGCAATTTAACGGCATTTTTGTGCCCAACAGCAACATTGTGCACATCTGTTCTGCAGGTTCTGCAG ccTTTATCACAAATTCCCTGATGAATCCTATATGGATGGTGAAAACCAGAATGCAACTGGAACGGAA agTCAGGGGTTCAAAACCAATGAACGCTTTGCAGTGTGCTAGATATGTTTACCAGACAGAAGGTATCCGCGGATTTTATAGGGGCCTGACCGCCTCCTATGCTGGGATTTCTGAGACCATTATCTGCTTTGCTATttatgaaagtttaaaaaagcaCTTAAAGGAAGTCCaactgcctcctcctcctcctaatGGGACCGAAAGGAACTCGACAAACTTCTTCGGACtgatgtttgctgctgctgtttccaagGGCTGTGCCTCTTGTATTGCTTATCCACACG AGGTCATACGGACTCGGCTGCGAGAAGAAGGCACTAAATACAAGACTTTCATTCAGACAGCACGTCTGGTAGCACGCGAAGAAGGTTATCTTGCCTTCTATAGAGGACTTTTTGCCCAACTTATCCGGCAGATACCAAACACAGCCATTGTGTTGTCCACCTACGAGTTAATTGTGTATCTCTTAGAAGACCATGCAAAGTAG